From Brassica oleracea var. oleracea cultivar TO1000 chromosome C3, BOL, whole genome shotgun sequence, a single genomic window includes:
- the LOC106332904 gene encoding putative glycine-rich cell wall structural protein 1, translating to MLNLQYTKMEFKRSSSIVLHLFLSFLIHTRITAVDSLNQTTLSSVDQKRHLLTVETISFPADFMRRQLAGGGGSSGGGGGGGSRGGSLGGSSGGGGGGSRGGGGSRGGGSGGSGGNKGGKGKGGDGDDGDSGSGGGGGNGNGGNTIPSTTTTTQGGRFPSGGARLQHSLVLFIFTIGLVVLILNF from the coding sequence ATGTTAAACTTACAATATACAAAAATGGAATTCAAAAGGAGTAGTAGCATCGTCCTGCATCTCTTTCTATCATTTCTTATTCACACGCGAATCACAGCCGTTGATTCACTTAACCAAACAACTCTCTCATCTGTTGATCAAAAACGTCATCTCTTAACCGTAGAAACAATATCTTTTCCTGCGGATTTCATGCGAAGACAGCTTGCCGGAGGAGGCGGTAGCAGCGGCGGTGGCGGAGGTGGAGGATCTCGAGGCGGTAGCTTAGGTGGAAGCAGCGGTGGTGGTGGTGGTGGAAGTCGCGGAGGTGGCGGCAGCCGTGGAGGAGGCAGCGGTGGATCTGGTGGTAACAAGGGTGGAAAAGGTAAAGGAGGGGATGGAGATGATGGTGATAGTGGGAGCGGGGGTGGTGGCGGTAACGGAAATGGAGGAAACACTATACCATCTACGACAACTACTACTCAAGGTGGTCGATTTCCAAGCGGTGGCGCCCGCCTTCAACATTCTTTAGTCTTATTCATCTTCACGATCGGCTTAGTTGTCCTTATCCTTAATTTTTAG